Proteins from a genomic interval of Nocardioidaceae bacterium:
- a CDS encoding hemolysin family protein, whose translation MTEAIALIAAVLLIVACGIFVAAEFAFVTVDRNAVDRAVDDNVKGADGVQTALRQLSTQLSGAQVGITITNLAIGFLAEPALAGLLSGPLTALGVPDSSVRGIALLVGLVLATFLTMIFGELVPKNIAIAAPLATARATQGPQRLFTAVMARPIRVLNGTANALVRRLGAEPQEELRSARSAGELASLVRRSASEGTLDEDTAGLVQRSVAFGDRTAGEIMTPRVRMASVTVKDSAATVIDLARVTGFSRFPVVTGDADEVVGAIHVKHAVAVPRDRRRATRVRELMVDIATIPESLRLDPLMQLLRTEGFQVAVVVDEYGGTAGIVTLEDVVEEIVGEITDEHDRREIGGRSRRRRDGAWSLSGLLRPDEVEAETGVPLPEDEAYDTVAGLLVRHLGRIPEAGDAVEIALPVLVDEDGDPLPATTAVLTVERMAGLRVDRLTMTTFEAAVSDEDEHASDRERTRG comes from the coding sequence GTGACCGAGGCGATCGCCCTCATCGCAGCCGTGCTGCTCATCGTGGCCTGCGGCATCTTCGTCGCGGCCGAGTTCGCCTTCGTCACCGTCGACCGCAACGCCGTCGACCGTGCCGTGGACGACAACGTCAAGGGCGCCGACGGTGTCCAGACCGCGCTGCGCCAGCTGTCCACCCAGCTCTCCGGCGCGCAGGTCGGCATCACGATCACGAACCTCGCCATCGGGTTCCTCGCCGAGCCCGCGCTCGCCGGCCTGCTGTCGGGGCCGCTGACCGCGCTCGGTGTGCCCGACAGCTCGGTGCGCGGCATCGCCCTGCTGGTGGGCCTGGTGCTGGCGACGTTCCTCACCATGATCTTCGGCGAGCTGGTCCCCAAGAACATCGCGATCGCCGCCCCCCTCGCGACCGCCCGCGCCACCCAGGGGCCCCAGCGCCTCTTCACGGCGGTGATGGCGCGTCCCATCCGCGTCCTCAACGGCACCGCGAACGCCCTGGTCCGTCGACTCGGGGCCGAGCCCCAGGAGGAGCTGCGCTCGGCCCGCAGCGCCGGTGAGCTCGCGTCCCTCGTGCGCAGGTCGGCGTCCGAGGGCACCCTCGACGAGGACACCGCGGGCCTCGTCCAGCGATCGGTCGCGTTCGGTGACCGGACCGCCGGCGAGATCATGACGCCCCGCGTACGCATGGCCTCGGTGACGGTCAAGGACTCCGCCGCCACCGTCATCGACCTCGCCCGCGTCACCGGCTTCTCCCGCTTCCCGGTCGTCACCGGCGACGCCGATGAGGTCGTGGGCGCGATCCACGTCAAGCACGCGGTCGCCGTCCCGCGGGACCGCCGCCGTGCCACGCGGGTACGAGAGCTGATGGTCGACATCGCCACGATCCCCGAGTCGCTGCGGCTGGACCCGCTGATGCAGCTGCTGCGCACCGAGGGCTTCCAGGTCGCCGTGGTCGTCGACGAGTACGGCGGCACCGCGGGCATCGTCACGCTCGAGGACGTGGTCGAGGAGATCGTCGGCGAGATCACCGACGAGCACGACCGCCGCGAGATCGGCGGCAGGTCCCGGCGGCGCCGGGACGGCGCGTGGTCGCTCTCGGGTCTCCTGCGCCCCGACGAGGTGGAGGCCGAGACGGGTGTGCCGCTGCCCGAGGACGAGGCGTACGACACCGTCGCCGGTCTGCTCGTGCGACACCTGGGCCGCATCCCCGAGGCCGGCGACGCCGTCGAGATCGCCCTGCCGGTGCTCGTCGACGAGGACGGCGACCCGCTGCCGGCCACGACGGCGGTGCTGACGGTGGAGCGCATGGCCGGTCTGCGGGTGGACCGCCTGACGATGACGACCTTCGAGGCGGCGGTCAGCGACGAGGACGAGCACGCGAGCGATCGGGAGCGGACCCGTGGGTGA
- a CDS encoding wax ester/triacylglycerol synthase family O-acyltransferase produces the protein MARIVDPTSAGFLTVESRSQPMHVGGLQLFTPPEGAGPEYVREMYESALADTDVAPLFRKRPQRGVGTAGQWTWAEDDQFDIEHHVRHSALPRPGRVRELLELCSRLHSTRMAHERPLWEAHIIEGLDDGRVGLYTKMHHALVDGVAAMRLTQSVLSTDPTQRGMPSAWARRPETDNLESEREERDASLLEIPLSAFRTAYGMAAEAAGMPAALLKTLSRSMRNENAPVALYAPRTIFNEKITGSRRFAAQDWSMERLSAVQRAASATLNDVVLAMCSGAIRSYLLELDSLPDAGLVAMVPVSLKLDKAQEASGAGGNAVGLVMAQLSTHLADPVDRLSAISSSMDDGKEAMRAMSSVQLLAMSALGIAPAVLPPLLGVHGVGRPAFNLIISNVPGPRQTMYYNGAELDGLYPLSIPIHGMALNITCTSYVDKLAFGLTGCRRTVPSLQRLLGFLDDELSALERALGVA, from the coding sequence GTGGCCCGCATCGTCGACCCGACCTCAGCCGGCTTCCTCACTGTCGAGAGTCGGTCGCAGCCGATGCACGTCGGCGGGCTGCAGCTGTTCACGCCGCCGGAGGGCGCGGGTCCGGAGTACGTCCGTGAGATGTACGAGTCGGCGCTCGCCGACACCGACGTGGCTCCGCTGTTCAGGAAGCGTCCGCAGCGGGGCGTCGGCACCGCCGGGCAGTGGACGTGGGCCGAGGACGACCAGTTCGACATCGAGCACCACGTACGCCACAGCGCCCTGCCGCGACCCGGTCGCGTCCGTGAGCTGCTCGAGCTGTGCTCGCGACTGCACTCGACCCGCATGGCGCACGAGCGGCCCCTGTGGGAGGCCCACATCATCGAGGGGCTCGACGACGGGCGCGTCGGCCTGTACACGAAGATGCACCACGCCCTGGTCGACGGTGTCGCGGCGATGCGCCTGACCCAGTCGGTGCTCTCCACCGATCCCACGCAGCGCGGCATGCCCTCGGCGTGGGCGCGCCGACCCGAGACGGACAACCTCGAGTCCGAGCGGGAGGAGCGTGACGCGTCGCTTCTCGAGATCCCGTTGAGCGCATTCCGCACGGCGTACGGCATGGCGGCCGAAGCGGCCGGCATGCCCGCGGCGCTGCTGAAGACGCTGAGCCGCTCGATGCGCAACGAGAACGCACCCGTCGCGCTGTACGCACCCCGCACGATCTTCAACGAGAAGATCACCGGGTCCCGCCGATTCGCGGCACAGGACTGGTCGATGGAACGCCTGAGCGCGGTGCAGCGCGCGGCCTCGGCGACGTTGAACGACGTGGTGCTGGCGATGTGCTCCGGCGCGATCCGCTCCTACCTCCTCGAGCTGGACTCCCTGCCCGACGCCGGACTGGTCGCCATGGTCCCGGTCAGCCTCAAGCTCGACAAGGCGCAGGAGGCCTCGGGGGCCGGCGGCAACGCCGTGGGCCTCGTGATGGCGCAGCTCTCCACCCATCTCGCCGACCCGGTCGACCGGCTCAGTGCCATCAGCAGCTCGATGGACGACGGCAAGGAGGCGATGCGCGCGATGAGCTCGGTGCAGCTGCTCGCCATGAGCGCGCTGGGCATCGCCCCTGCGGTGCTCCCGCCGCTGCTGGGCGTCCACGGGGTGGGGCGTCCGGCGTTCAACCTCATCATCTCCAACGTGCCGGGCCCTCGGCAGACGATGTACTACAACGGCGCCGAGCTCGACGGCCTCTATCCGCTGTCGATCCCGATCCACGGCATGGCGTTGAACATCACCTGCACCAGCTACGTCGACAAGCTCGCGTTCGGGTTGACCGGCTGCCGCCGCACGGTGCCGAGCCTGCAGCGTCTGCTGGGGTTCCTCGACGACGAGCTCAGCGCCCTGGAGAGGGCCCTCGGCGTCGCCTGA
- a CDS encoding glutamate--cysteine ligase — MSVAFADSPAHTLGVEWEFGLVDRRTRDLVNSAELVRSSFHGAHPDHAPRLHRELLRNTVEVVSGVGEDVEEVMVDLRDMVDRVRGVAADHGCALYCAGTHPFATWSAESLTPSPRYEELITRTQWWGRQMLIWGVHVHVGVKQHHVMPVISALLTWFPHLQALSASSPVWAGTDTGYASNRAMMFQQLPTAGLPFQLADWGEYERFVEDHRTTGIIDSVDEIRWDIRPAPKTGTIEVRVMDGISTFWEMRALVALVHCLVVDLCERTDAGEQHDVLPPWFVQENKWRAARYGLDAWVITGSHATERLLADDLPDLLARLAPVARRLGCVEDLALVAAIPRSGAAYARQRAVAERTGGDLMALVDSVLDGLDEDAPEPDRA; from the coding sequence ATGAGCGTGGCGTTCGCCGACTCCCCCGCGCACACCCTCGGCGTGGAGTGGGAGTTCGGCCTCGTCGACCGTCGCACCCGTGACCTGGTCAACTCCGCCGAGCTGGTGCGCTCGTCCTTCCACGGCGCCCACCCCGACCACGCGCCCCGGCTGCACCGTGAGCTCCTGCGCAACACCGTCGAGGTGGTCAGCGGCGTCGGGGAGGACGTCGAGGAGGTGATGGTCGACCTGCGCGACATGGTCGACCGGGTCCGCGGGGTCGCCGCCGACCACGGGTGCGCGCTCTACTGCGCCGGCACGCACCCCTTCGCCACCTGGTCCGCGGAGTCCCTGACGCCGTCGCCCCGTTACGAGGAGCTGATCACCCGCACGCAGTGGTGGGGACGGCAGATGCTGATCTGGGGCGTGCACGTGCACGTCGGGGTCAAGCAGCACCACGTGATGCCGGTCATCTCGGCGCTGCTGACCTGGTTCCCGCACCTCCAGGCGCTCTCGGCCTCCTCCCCGGTGTGGGCGGGCACCGACACCGGCTACGCGTCGAACCGGGCGATGATGTTCCAGCAGCTGCCGACCGCCGGGTTGCCCTTCCAGCTGGCCGACTGGGGCGAGTACGAGCGGTTCGTCGAGGACCACCGCACCACCGGCATCATCGACTCCGTCGACGAGATCCGCTGGGACATCCGCCCCGCGCCGAAGACCGGCACCATCGAGGTGCGGGTGATGGACGGCATCTCGACCTTCTGGGAGATGCGCGCCCTCGTCGCCCTCGTCCACTGCCTGGTGGTCGACCTGTGCGAGCGCACCGACGCAGGTGAGCAGCACGACGTGCTCCCGCCGTGGTTCGTCCAGGAGAACAAGTGGCGCGCGGCCCGCTACGGCCTCGACGCCTGGGTGATCACCGGTTCCCACGCGACCGAGCGGCTCCTCGCCGACGACCTGCCCGACCTGCTCGCACGCCTGGCGCCCGTGGCACGACGTCTCGGCTGCGTCGAGGACCTCGCGCTGGTGGCCGCCATCCCGCGGTCCGGGGCGGCGTACGCGCGGCAGCGGGCCGTCGCCGAGCGCACGGGTGGCGACCTGATGGCCCTCGTCGACTCGGTGCTCGACGGGCTCGACGAGGACGCGCCCGAGCCCGACCGGGCCTGA
- a CDS encoding FUSC family protein, which produces MSAAHDSGSAPGSRVPRLRHAGALLGRSAATRLAPAARWQRLREKGFVVAQCALAAAAAWFIAADLLGHQNPFFAPIAAVIGLGTSYGQRLRRVLEVTFGVAVGVLLADLLVLGLGSGWWQIGIVVALAMSTALLLDAGTLFVTQAAVQSIIITAFATTAEASFTRWLDAVIGGTVAIVAAAVVPASVVRRPRTQAAVVTATMADLVRAAASCLQDRDVDNALSVLARARATEPLLRELSDAASEGLSVVTSSPWVRHRHTGEVQRMGELVGPLRRAMVNTRVLTRRVAVAAHRHEHVPEEYVALLAELAAALDEITDELRSGQPVVGARVRLLEVGEHTGIVSRAHSLSGEVVLAQVRSLVADLLQLSGMDVLEATDALPPAPG; this is translated from the coding sequence ATGTCCGCCGCACACGACTCCGGGTCGGCGCCCGGCAGCCGGGTGCCCCGTCTGCGCCACGCGGGTGCGCTGCTGGGTCGGTCGGCGGCCACGAGGCTCGCACCCGCCGCTCGCTGGCAGCGGCTCCGCGAGAAGGGCTTCGTCGTCGCGCAGTGCGCCCTGGCCGCCGCGGCGGCGTGGTTCATCGCCGCCGACCTGCTCGGGCACCAGAACCCGTTCTTCGCCCCGATCGCGGCGGTGATCGGGCTCGGCACCTCCTACGGGCAGCGGCTGCGTCGCGTGCTGGAGGTGACCTTCGGCGTCGCCGTCGGGGTGCTCCTCGCCGACCTGCTCGTGCTGGGTCTGGGCTCGGGCTGGTGGCAGATCGGCATCGTCGTCGCGCTGGCCATGAGCACGGCGCTGCTCCTGGACGCCGGCACGCTCTTCGTCACGCAGGCGGCGGTGCAGTCGATCATCATCACCGCCTTCGCCACCACGGCCGAGGCCTCGTTCACCAGATGGCTCGACGCCGTCATCGGGGGGACGGTCGCCATCGTCGCCGCCGCGGTCGTCCCGGCCTCGGTCGTACGCCGCCCACGCACCCAGGCCGCGGTGGTCACCGCGACGATGGCCGACCTGGTGCGTGCCGCCGCGAGCTGCCTGCAGGACCGCGACGTCGACAACGCGCTGTCAGTGCTGGCGCGGGCGCGGGCGACCGAGCCGTTGCTGCGCGAGCTCTCCGACGCGGCCTCGGAGGGGCTCTCGGTCGTCACCTCCTCCCCGTGGGTGCGCCACCGCCACACCGGCGAGGTGCAACGCATGGGCGAGCTCGTCGGCCCGCTGCGCCGGGCGATGGTCAACACCCGGGTGCTGACCCGCCGGGTGGCCGTGGCGGCGCACCGGCACGAGCACGTCCCCGAGGAGTACGTCGCGCTGCTGGCCGAGCTCGCCGCGGCCCTCGACGAGATCACCGACGAGCTGCGCTCCGGCCAGCCCGTCGTCGGGGCGCGCGTACGCCTGCTCGAGGTCGGTGAGCACACCGGCATCGTCTCCCGGGCCCACAGCCTCTCGGGTGAGGTCGTGCTCGCCCAGGTGCGGTCCCTCGTCGCGGACCTGTTGCAGCTCTCGGGCATGGACGTGCTGGAGGCCACCGACGCCCTGCCGCCCGCGCCGGGCTGA
- a CDS encoding amidohydrolase family protein yields MPFDTLIRGARWFDGTGGESAVRDIGLRDGHVAAVGIDLDADGCPDVVDAHGCWVTPGMVDIHTHYDVEVLEQPGLAESVRHGVTTVLVGSCSLSTVHVDPVTAGDLFGRVEAIPRQHVIKALETHGGWSTAAEYADALDTLPLGPNVATFIGHSDLRAAGMGLDRATRKGVRPTAAEQRTMERRLTAALEAGFVGMSAQELLFDKLDGDVARSRTLPSTYASRRERRGLNRLLRESGRVLQGGPDIASPVSIGAMTLGAVPLPWRRSGGEPLRTSLLSAADLKANPLLWRLMPLLAGAVNGGGGDFRWQHLPVPFEVYADGIDLVIFEELNAGAAALHLADQVERRTLLADEDYRARFRKEYDERFSMRVWHRDLFDAEIVDCPDADVIGMTFGEVGRQRGGAHPVDAYLDLVVEHGTKLRWRTTISNHRPKVLRRLGASDAVQLGFSDAGAHLRNMAFYNFGLRFLRHVLTAEADGVPFLTAERAVHRLTGELADWYGLEAGHLRVGDRADLVVIDPQALDDRLDDYAEATVPAYDGLSRIVNRNDDAVRRVMVAGQTVVEHGRPTDDLGSRRHGRFLRAS; encoded by the coding sequence ATGCCCTTCGACACGCTGATCCGCGGCGCCCGGTGGTTCGACGGCACCGGGGGTGAGTCAGCCGTCCGCGACATCGGGCTGCGTGACGGACACGTGGCGGCGGTCGGCATCGACCTCGACGCCGACGGCTGTCCCGACGTCGTCGACGCCCACGGCTGCTGGGTCACACCGGGCATGGTCGACATCCACACCCACTACGACGTCGAGGTGCTCGAGCAGCCCGGCCTGGCCGAGTCCGTACGCCACGGTGTCACCACCGTGCTGGTGGGCTCCTGCTCGCTGTCCACGGTGCACGTCGACCCCGTGACTGCCGGTGACCTCTTCGGTCGTGTGGAGGCGATCCCGCGCCAGCACGTCATCAAGGCCCTCGAGACCCACGGCGGGTGGAGCACCGCCGCGGAGTACGCCGATGCCCTGGACACGCTGCCGCTCGGCCCGAACGTCGCGACCTTCATCGGGCACAGCGACCTGCGCGCCGCCGGCATGGGCCTGGACCGTGCGACCCGCAAGGGCGTACGCCCCACCGCTGCCGAGCAGCGCACCATGGAGCGGCGTCTCACGGCGGCCCTCGAGGCCGGTTTCGTCGGCATGTCCGCGCAGGAGCTGCTCTTCGACAAGCTCGACGGCGACGTAGCACGCTCCCGCACCCTGCCGTCGACGTACGCGTCCCGGCGCGAGCGCCGGGGGCTGAACCGCCTGCTGCGCGAGTCCGGCCGCGTCCTGCAGGGCGGGCCCGACATCGCCTCACCGGTCTCGATCGGCGCCATGACGCTCGGTGCCGTCCCGCTGCCGTGGCGCCGCTCGGGCGGCGAGCCGCTGCGCACCAGCCTGCTCTCGGCCGCCGACCTGAAGGCCAACCCGTTGCTGTGGCGTCTGATGCCCCTGCTGGCCGGCGCCGTCAACGGCGGCGGGGGCGACTTCCGGTGGCAGCACCTGCCGGTGCCCTTCGAGGTGTACGCCGACGGCATCGACCTCGTCATCTTCGAGGAGCTCAACGCCGGCGCCGCCGCCCTGCACCTGGCCGACCAGGTGGAGCGCCGCACGCTGCTGGCCGACGAGGACTACCGGGCCCGCTTCCGCAAGGAGTACGACGAGCGGTTCAGCATGCGCGTGTGGCACCGCGACCTCTTCGACGCCGAGATCGTCGACTGCCCCGACGCCGACGTGATCGGCATGACGTTCGGCGAGGTGGGTCGGCAGCGTGGGGGAGCGCACCCCGTCGACGCCTACCTCGACCTCGTCGTCGAGCACGGCACGAAGCTGCGCTGGCGTACGACCATCTCGAACCACCGCCCGAAGGTGCTGCGACGCCTCGGTGCGAGCGACGCGGTGCAGCTCGGCTTCTCCGACGCGGGCGCGCACCTGCGCAACATGGCCTTCTACAACTTCGGTCTGCGGTTCCTGCGGCACGTGCTCACCGCCGAGGCGGACGGGGTCCCGTTCCTGACCGCAGAGAGGGCGGTGCACCGGCTCACCGGTGAGCTGGCCGACTGGTACGGCCTCGAGGCCGGCCACCTGCGCGTGGGGGACCGCGCCGACCTCGTGGTCATCGACCCGCAGGCCCTCGACGACCGACTCGACGACTACGCCGAGGCGACCGTGCCGGCCTACGACGGGCTCTCGCGCATAGTGAACCGCAACGACGACGCCGTACGCCGCGTCATGGTCGCCGGACAGACCGTCGTCGAGCACGGCCGACCGACCGACGACCTCGGGTCACGACGCCACGGGCGCTTCCTGCGAGCGAGCTGA
- a CDS encoding vitamin B12-dependent ribonucleotide reductase yields MTETVSSRSNRGRGKAKGVSIERVFSTEGVHPYDELTWERRDVVQTNWKTGEAVFEQRNVEFPDFWSVNASTIVTTKYFRGAVGTDAREWSLKQLIDRVVKTYTAAGLEHGYFADEATAEVFEHELTWLLVHQYFSFNSPVWFNVGTQSPQQVSACFILSVDDSMDSILNWYKEEGFIFKGGSGAGLNLSRIRSSKELLSSGGTASGPVSFMRGADASAGTIKSGGATRRAAKMVVLDVDHPDIVEFVETKAREEDKIRALRDAGFDMDLGGNDITSVQYQNANNSVRVSDEFMRAVEEGREFGLRGRMDGEVIETVDARELMNKISEAAWACADPGIQYDDTINAWHTNPETGRITASNPCSEYMSLDNSSCNLASLNLLKFLKDDNTFDAELFGKAVELIITAMDVSICFADFPTDPIGDTTRDYRQLGIGYANLGALLMAMGLGYDSDGGRAMAASITSLMTGRSYKRSAELAGVVGPYAGYARNADAHKRVMRKHQAANDDLRPMHVADTAVLKAATKAWDEVVKLGEKNGYRNAQASVLAPTGTIGFMMDCDTTGIEPDFSLVKFKKLVGGGSMQIVNQTIPRALKKLGYAEETVEAIVAFIAENGHVIDAPGLKTEHYEIFDCAMGARALKPMGHVRMMAACQPFLSGAISKTVNLPEDASVEEIQDVYVQGWKLGLKALAVYRDNCKVGQPLADAKAKAKDVDTSEQSDADVKVVEKVVYRPTRKRLPKSRASRTTSFTVGGAEGYMTSGAHEDGELGEVFLKLGKQGSTLAGVMDAFSIAVSIGLQYGVPLETYIQKFTNLRFEPAGLTDDPDVRMAQSIMDYIFRRLALDYLSFSERSMMGIYSADERQRHLETGSYEPIVEETGAAAEVTEPVASTAPVVTKDTTGSDQREVPATATSEAHTSAELMEKITGQAVDSPLCFTCGTKMRPAGSCFVCEGCGSTSGCS; encoded by the coding sequence ATGACGGAGACGGTCAGCAGCCGCAGCAACCGGGGACGCGGCAAGGCCAAGGGCGTGAGCATCGAGCGAGTGTTCTCGACCGAGGGCGTGCACCCCTACGACGAGCTCACCTGGGAGCGTCGCGACGTCGTCCAGACGAACTGGAAGACCGGCGAGGCCGTCTTCGAGCAGCGCAACGTCGAGTTCCCGGACTTCTGGTCCGTCAACGCCTCGACCATCGTCACCACGAAGTACTTCCGCGGCGCCGTCGGCACCGACGCCCGCGAGTGGAGCCTCAAGCAGCTGATCGACCGCGTCGTGAAGACCTACACGGCGGCCGGTCTCGAGCACGGCTACTTCGCCGACGAGGCGACCGCCGAGGTCTTCGAGCACGAGCTCACCTGGCTCCTGGTGCACCAGTACTTCTCGTTCAACAGCCCCGTCTGGTTCAACGTCGGCACCCAGAGCCCGCAGCAGGTCTCGGCCTGCTTCATCCTCTCGGTCGACGACTCCATGGACTCGATCCTGAACTGGTACAAGGAGGAGGGCTTCATCTTCAAGGGCGGCTCCGGCGCCGGCCTCAACCTCTCGCGCATCCGTTCCTCGAAGGAGCTGCTGTCCTCCGGCGGCACCGCCTCGGGACCCGTGTCGTTCATGCGCGGCGCCGACGCCTCCGCCGGCACCATCAAGTCGGGCGGTGCCACCCGACGCGCGGCCAAGATGGTCGTCCTCGACGTCGACCACCCCGACATCGTCGAGTTCGTCGAGACCAAGGCCCGCGAGGAGGACAAGATCCGCGCCCTGCGCGACGCCGGCTTCGACATGGACCTCGGCGGCAACGACATCACCTCGGTGCAGTACCAGAACGCCAACAACTCGGTGCGGGTCTCCGACGAGTTCATGCGCGCCGTGGAGGAGGGCCGCGAGTTCGGCCTGCGAGGCCGCATGGACGGCGAGGTCATCGAGACCGTCGACGCCCGCGAGCTCATGAACAAGATCTCCGAGGCCGCCTGGGCCTGCGCGGACCCCGGCATCCAGTACGACGACACCATCAACGCCTGGCACACCAACCCCGAGACCGGCCGCATCACCGCGTCGAACCCGTGCTCGGAGTACATGTCCCTCGACAACTCCTCGTGCAACCTGGCGTCGCTGAACCTGCTGAAGTTCCTCAAGGACGACAACACCTTCGACGCCGAGCTGTTCGGCAAGGCCGTCGAGCTGATCATCACCGCGATGGACGTCTCGATCTGCTTCGCGGACTTCCCGACCGACCCGATCGGTGACACCACGCGCGACTACCGCCAGCTGGGCATCGGGTACGCCAACCTCGGCGCCCTGCTCATGGCGATGGGTCTCGGCTACGACTCCGACGGCGGCCGCGCCATGGCCGCCTCGATCACCTCGCTGATGACCGGGCGCTCCTACAAGCGCTCCGCGGAGCTCGCCGGCGTGGTCGGTCCGTACGCCGGCTACGCCCGCAACGCCGACGCCCACAAGCGCGTCATGCGCAAGCACCAGGCCGCCAACGACGACCTGCGCCCGATGCACGTCGCCGACACCGCGGTGCTCAAGGCCGCGACCAAGGCCTGGGACGAGGTCGTCAAGCTGGGCGAGAAGAACGGGTACCGCAACGCCCAGGCGTCGGTGCTCGCGCCCACCGGCACCATCGGCTTCATGATGGACTGCGACACGACCGGCATCGAGCCGGACTTCTCGCTGGTCAAGTTCAAGAAGCTCGTGGGCGGCGGGTCGATGCAGATCGTCAACCAGACGATCCCGCGGGCGCTGAAGAAGCTCGGGTACGCAGAGGAGACCGTCGAGGCCATCGTCGCCTTCATCGCCGAGAACGGTCACGTCATCGACGCGCCGGGTCTGAAGACCGAGCACTACGAGATCTTCGACTGCGCGATGGGGGCCCGCGCCCTGAAGCCGATGGGCCACGTGCGCATGATGGCGGCCTGCCAGCCGTTCCTCTCCGGAGCGATCTCCAAGACCGTCAACCTCCCCGAGGACGCCTCGGTCGAGGAGATCCAGGACGTCTACGTCCAGGGCTGGAAGCTCGGCCTGAAGGCCCTCGCCGTCTACCGCGACAACTGCAAGGTGGGCCAGCCGCTCGCCGACGCGAAGGCCAAGGCCAAGGACGTCGACACGAGCGAGCAGTCCGACGCCGACGTCAAGGTCGTCGAGAAGGTCGTCTACCGGCCGACCCGCAAGAGGCTCCCGAAGTCGCGTGCCTCGCGCACGACGAGCTTCACCGTGGGCGGTGCCGAGGGCTACATGACCTCCGGCGCCCACGAGGACGGCGAGCTGGGCGAGGTCTTCCTCAAGCTGGGCAAGCAGGGCTCGACCCTGGCCGGCGTCATGGACGCCTTCTCGATCGCAGTCTCGATCGGCCTGCAGTACGGCGTGCCGCTGGAGACCTACATCCAGAAGTTCACCAACCTGCGCTTCGAGCCGGCCGGTCTGACCGACGACCCCGACGTGCGGATGGCGCAGTCGATCATGGACTACATCTTCCGTCGCCTGGCGCTGGACTACCTGTCCTTCTCCGAGCGGTCGATGATGGGCATCTACTCCGCCGACGAGCGCCAGCGTCACCTCGAGACCGGTTCGTACGAGCCGATCGTCGAGGAGACCGGCGCCGCCGCCGAGGTCACCGAGCCCGTCGCGTCGACCGCCCCGGTGGTCACGAAGGACACCACCGGGTCCGACCAGCGCGAGGTGCCGGCCACCGCCACCAGCGAGGCCCACACCTCCGCCGAGCTGATGGAGAAGATCACCGGCCAGGCCGTGGACAGCCCGCTGTGCTTCACCTGCGGCACGAAGATGCGCCCCGCCGGCTCGTGCTTCGTCTGCGAGGGCTGCGGCTCCACCTCGGGTTGCAGCTGA
- a CDS encoding hemolysin family protein, whose translation MGDWWGVALAVLLLALNAFFVGAEFALISARRTQIEPRVAEGSRAARTTLKAIENVSLVMAGAQFGITACSLGLGAIGEPAIAHLLEPIFDAVGVPEGMVYPISFVIALGLVVYLHVVLGEMVPKNLALAGPERAALVLGPPMMAIVYVMKPIVVTLNAVANMILRMVRIEPKDEVSSTFTRDEVAAMVDESRQEGALHDGEYDRLAGALGFTERDVRTVLLPRETVVTVARGASVDDVEELCADTGFSRFPVTGAASPTGGDTELVGYLHIKDVLDAERDGDRGPIEDKWLRPLATVRPGDKLHEALASLRRRGAHLGRVVADDGTLLGLVTLEDLLEELIGEVRDAAHAAADGDGDGDGDDATLAPSAAPLRD comes from the coding sequence GTGGGTGACTGGTGGGGCGTGGCGCTGGCGGTCCTGCTGCTGGCCCTGAACGCCTTCTTCGTGGGCGCGGAGTTCGCGCTGATCTCGGCACGGCGTACGCAGATCGAGCCGCGTGTGGCCGAGGGGTCGCGCGCCGCGCGTACGACCCTGAAGGCCATCGAGAACGTCTCGCTGGTGATGGCCGGCGCCCAGTTCGGCATCACCGCCTGCTCCCTGGGGCTCGGTGCGATCGGCGAACCCGCGATCGCGCACCTGCTCGAGCCGATCTTCGACGCCGTGGGCGTGCCCGAGGGCATGGTGTACCCGATCTCGTTCGTGATCGCGCTGGGCCTCGTGGTCTACCTGCACGTCGTGCTGGGCGAGATGGTGCCGAAGAACCTCGCGCTGGCCGGTCCCGAGCGCGCCGCCCTCGTGCTCGGTCCGCCGATGATGGCGATCGTCTACGTGATGAAGCCGATCGTGGTGACTCTCAACGCGGTCGCCAACATGATCCTGCGCATGGTGCGCATCGAGCCCAAGGACGAGGTCTCCTCGACCTTCACCCGCGACGAGGTCGCGGCGATGGTCGACGAGTCCCGCCAGGAGGGCGCGCTCCACGACGGCGAGTACGACCGGCTCGCCGGCGCTCTCGGGTTCACCGAGCGCGACGTACGCACCGTGCTGCTGCCCCGCGAGACCGTCGTGACGGTCGCCCGGGGCGCCTCCGTCGACGACGTCGAGGAGCTCTGCGCCGACACCGGCTTCTCGCGGTTCCCCGTCACCGGCGCGGCCTCCCCGACGGGCGGCGACACCGAGCTCGTCGGTTACCTCCACATCAAGGACGTGCTCGACGCCGAGCGCGACGGCGACCGCGGTCCCATCGAGGACAAGTGGCTGCGTCCGCTCGCCACCGTGCGTCCCGGCGACAAGCTGCACGAGGCCCTGGCCTCGCTGCGACGCCGGGGTGCCCACCTCGGCCGCGTCGTGGCCGACGACGGGACGCTGCTGGGGTTGGTGACCCTCGAGGACCTGCTCGAGGAGCTGATCGGCGAGGTGCGCGACGCGGCGCACGCCGCGGCCGACGGCGACGGCGACGGCGACGGCGACGATGCGACCCTCGCTCCGTCGGCTGCCCCGCTGCGCGACTGA